Within Candidatus Methylomirabilota bacterium, the genomic segment GGCTCCCTCTCCCCTCTGGGGAGAGGGCCGGGGTGAGGGGATTCGAGCGAGTCGGCCATGCTATCGGGCGGAAATGGCGTGGCGCGTGATCAGCTCCCGGTGGTACTCGGTGTCGCCGTAGAGCGGCTCGAGGGCCTTGGCGCGCTTCATGTACAGGTGCAGATCGTACTCCCACGTGAAGCCGATGCCGCCGTGCACCTGGATGGAATCACCGCAGACGCGGCGCGCGGCCTCGTTGACATACGACTTGCAAATGCTGGAGGCAACCGCGGCGTCTTCCGCCCCCGCCGTCAAGGCCCAGGCCGCGTAATACACCGCGGCATGCGCATTTTCCGCCTCCAGCAGCATCTCGGCGCACCGATGCCGGATGGCCTGGAAGGAGCCGATGGGCTGGCCGAACTGCTCGCGCACCTTGACGTACTCCACGCTCATGTCGAGGCAGCGGCGTGCCGCCCCCAGCATGTCGGCCGAGGCGCACACGGCCGCGCGTCGCAGGAGCGACTCGAGCACGGTGGCGGCGCCGCCGGGCTGGCTCATGATCGCCTCCGCCCCCACCGCGACCTTGTCGAGCCGCATCTCCGACCAGCGATTCGAGAGGTCAATGCCCTTCATGGGTGAGAGGGTGACGCCGACGCTCTTGGGATCCAGGAGGAAGAGCGACAACCCTTCCGCCGACCGCGCCGGCACCAGGATGGCGTCGGCCACATGCGCCCACGGCACGAAGCGCTTCACCCCGGAGAGAATCCAGCCGCTGCCGGACTTGGTCGCGCTCGCCGTCGTGGAGGCGGGGTCCCAGTCGAGGTGCTCTTCGAGCAGCGCCGCCGTCATGCGCGCGCGCCCCGACGCGATGGCGGGCAGCCACTTGTCCTTCTGCGCCGGCGTGCCGCCCAGCGTGAGCCCGAGCCCGCCGAGGACCACCGTGGAGAAGAAGGGCCCGGGATAGGCGGCCCGTCCCATCTCTTCGAGGAGGATGGCGAGCTCGACCAAGCCGAGCCCCGCGCCGCCATGCTCTTCGGGGAAGGGGAGACCGAGCCAGCCGAGCTTGCCCATCTCGCCCCACAGATCGTCGCTGTAGCCCTTCGCGTCGTCGGCCATGGCCCGCACGTGGGCCGACTTGCAATGCTCCTCCAGGGCCGCGCGCACGGAGTTCTTGAGGAGGACTTGGTCGTCGCTGAACGAGAAGTTCACGCTTTGCCTCCCACCCGATCGGCGCGGGTTTCCTTCGGCAGGCCCAGGATGCGCTCGCCGATGACGTTCTTCTGGATCTCCGAGGAGCCGGCATAGATGGTGCCGGCGCGCGACCAGAGATAGGCATAGGCCCAGGAGCCCTGCTCGCCCACCGCGGTGTCGATCTCGAGCTGGAACTCCTTGGGCGCGCCCTCGGTGAGCTGGCCGTAGGGGCCGAGGATCTCGAGGGCCAGCTCCATGTAGCGCTTCTCGAGCTCGGAGTACGAGAGCTTGGTCAACGAGCCGCCCGCGCCGGGATGCTCGCCGCGCTCCAGCTGCGTCAGGGTGCGAAGGGCCTGGTAGCGCTCCACCTCGATGTCCGCCCAGATCCGCCCGATCTTCTGACGCACCAGCGGGTCTTCGATCAGCGGCTTGCCGTGGCGGCGCATCTTCTTGGCCGCCTCGACCAGCCGCGAGTGCTGCGAGGCGTAGTTGGTCACCCGCGCCAGCGCGCGGCCGCCGCGCTCGTAGCCCAGCGTGGTCTGGGCAATGGCCCACCCTTCGCCCAGCTTGCCCATCTGGTCGCTCTTCTCCACCCGCGCATT encodes:
- a CDS encoding acyl-CoA dehydrogenase family protein translates to MNFSFSDDQVLLKNSVRAALEEHCKSAHVRAMADDAKGYSDDLWGEMGKLGWLGLPFPEEHGGAGLGLVELAILLEEMGRAAYPGPFFSTVVLGGLGLTLGGTPAQKDKWLPAIASGRARMTAALLEEHLDWDPASTTASATKSGSGWILSGVKRFVPWAHVADAILVPARSAEGLSLFLLDPKSVGVTLSPMKGIDLSNRWSEMRLDKVAVGAEAIMSQPGGAATVLESLLRRAAVCASADMLGAARRCLDMSVEYVKVREQFGQPIGSFQAIRHRCAEMLLEAENAHAAVYYAAWALTAGAEDAAVASSICKSYVNEAARRVCGDSIQVHGGIGFTWEYDLHLYMKRAKALEPLYGDTEYHRELITRHAISAR